The following proteins come from a genomic window of Lachnoclostridium phytofermentans ISDg:
- the pulA gene encoding type I pullulanase, which produces MRRIIVGMLVVALLLSMIGVQTKNAKGATDTITIHYHRDDGDYEKWNLWLWAEGKDGAAYYFDGEDAFGPYVSVSLDKSADRIGFIVRTDSWEKDVSEDRFIDTSLGDEIWISSGESTFSYEAPEGYEKEVSIESFQLKLNYLRYDEEYTDISFRLTFEDGTTDFLTKEHMRIENGILKAEKEVKYGKKITLDVLKNGLEEDYQGVSFSTAKIDEESKLEMYWMQGTGTISPKADFIKRSKEIESALITSMKEITVKLSVPCRVDDIKQDGFKLSPKLAVSKVEATSTRDSEYKTIKEGYADTFIITMEEPLDMSKKYALSKTDYGSRNLTLDSGLYTSEEFEAAYTYEGNDLGATYSKEKTVFKVWSPSAESISVLFYPHGEAKDGEKPEITYPMKQTGAGVWQAEIEGDLKNKYYVYQVTVDGKTKLVVDPYAKAAGVNGERGMVIDLSETDPDGFREHSSPEFKNPVDAVIYEIHVRDLSMNENSGIENKGKFLGFTETGTTNSAGLSTGLDHMKELGVTHVHLLPSFDYKTIDESKLGENKFNWGYDPQNYNLPEGSYTTDPYQGEVRVREYKEMVQALHENGLHVVMDVVYNHTYTAGDSNFTSLVPGYYYRTDINGNFTNGSGCGNETASERAMVRKFIVDSVVYWATEYKVDGFRFDLMGLHDIETMNMVREALDKIDPSILLYGEGWTGGSTPLPDSKQAIKNNAVELNERIACFSDDIRDAIKGSVFDASDTGFINSGKRNVSNRDESIKFGIVASVSHPQVNLSGVPYSSRFWANEPSQTINYASAHDNLTLWDKLLETNKMASKEELVQMNKLSAAIVLTSQGIPFFQAGEEMARTKKGNDNSYQSPDSINMLNWDNKTEYKDLFEYYKGLIALRKTYDAFRMQTAEEIQQKLEFVDSDSSVIAYRIHDAVKDGREIALIFNGTLEEKEVVLSANAWDVLVNQDTAGTDVIETITGGTIKVPAKSTLVLLENKDAVIKGDKDAVKGDEIQELPTNMQEVAEKESGNAWLWVGIATVCVLAGGVLFWILKRKR; this is translated from the coding sequence ATGCGAAGAATTATAGTTGGAATGCTAGTTGTTGCCCTTTTGCTTTCGATGATAGGTGTTCAGACAAAGAATGCAAAAGGAGCTACAGATACCATTACGATTCATTATCATAGGGATGATGGCGATTATGAAAAATGGAATCTGTGGTTATGGGCAGAAGGAAAAGATGGCGCGGCATATTATTTTGATGGAGAAGATGCATTTGGGCCGTATGTTTCGGTTTCTCTGGATAAGAGTGCAGACAGGATAGGGTTTATTGTCCGTACGGATTCTTGGGAAAAAGATGTTTCGGAGGACCGGTTTATTGATACATCACTTGGGGATGAAATCTGGATATCCAGTGGAGAGAGCACATTTTCTTATGAAGCACCAGAAGGGTATGAAAAAGAGGTATCAATAGAATCTTTCCAGCTTAAGCTTAATTACTTAAGGTATGATGAAGAGTATACGGATATTTCATTTCGATTAACCTTTGAGGATGGGACGACAGATTTTCTTACTAAAGAGCATATGCGTATTGAAAATGGTATATTAAAAGCAGAAAAAGAAGTCAAATATGGTAAAAAGATAACACTTGATGTATTAAAAAATGGGTTAGAAGAGGATTATCAAGGTGTTTCTTTTTCTACGGCCAAAATTGATGAGGAAAGTAAGCTAGAGATGTATTGGATGCAGGGAACAGGAACTATTTCACCGAAGGCTGACTTTATCAAGAGAAGTAAGGAAATTGAATCGGCATTGATTACTTCCATGAAGGAAATAACAGTCAAGCTTTCCGTTCCTTGCAGAGTAGATGATATCAAGCAGGATGGATTTAAACTTTCGCCGAAATTAGCTGTTTCCAAGGTGGAAGCGACAAGTACAAGGGACAGTGAATACAAAACAATCAAGGAAGGATATGCAGATACTTTTATTATCACGATGGAGGAACCTTTGGATATGTCAAAGAAATATGCATTATCAAAAACAGACTATGGAAGCCGGAATTTAACCCTTGATTCAGGGCTCTATACCTCAGAAGAATTTGAAGCCGCCTATACTTATGAGGGTAATGATTTAGGTGCAACGTATAGCAAGGAAAAGACTGTATTTAAGGTATGGTCACCTTCTGCGGAAAGTATTTCTGTACTTTTTTATCCGCATGGAGAAGCCAAAGACGGGGAGAAACCGGAGATAACTTACCCTATGAAGCAAACTGGCGCTGGTGTTTGGCAGGCAGAAATAGAAGGAGATTTAAAAAATAAATATTATGTATACCAAGTTACAGTAGATGGAAAAACAAAGCTTGTAGTTGATCCCTATGCAAAAGCGGCAGGTGTAAACGGTGAGCGAGGTATGGTAATTGATTTATCTGAAACGGACCCAGATGGCTTTAGAGAACATAGTTCACCAGAATTTAAAAATCCGGTGGATGCGGTGATATATGAAATTCACGTTAGAGACCTTTCCATGAATGAAAACTCTGGAATTGAAAATAAGGGGAAGTTTCTTGGATTTACAGAAACAGGGACAACGAATAGTGCTGGTCTTTCTACTGGTCTTGACCATATGAAGGAACTTGGTGTCACCCATGTCCACCTTCTTCCAAGCTTTGATTATAAAACCATTGATGAGTCGAAACTGGGTGAAAATAAGTTTAACTGGGGATATGACCCACAGAACTATAATCTTCCGGAGGGTTCTTATACTACGGATCCTTATCAAGGGGAAGTACGTGTCAGGGAATATAAGGAGATGGTTCAGGCTCTGCATGAAAATGGCCTACATGTAGTTATGGACGTGGTTTATAATCATACTTATACGGCAGGAGATTCCAACTTTACATCCTTAGTGCCAGGATATTATTACAGAACTGACATAAACGGAAATTTCACTAATGGCTCTGGTTGTGGTAATGAGACAGCTTCAGAACGTGCCATGGTAAGAAAATTTATTGTTGATAGCGTAGTTTATTGGGCGACAGAGTATAAAGTAGATGGCTTCCGGTTTGACTTAATGGGGTTACATGACATAGAAACAATGAACATGGTAAGAGAAGCTTTAGATAAAATAGATCCATCTATTCTTCTGTACGGGGAAGGATGGACAGGAGGGTCTACTCCTCTACCAGATTCAAAGCAGGCAATTAAGAATAATGCAGTAGAACTCAATGAAAGAATTGCATGCTTTAGCGATGATATACGAGACGCCATAAAGGGTAGTGTATTTGATGCTTCTGATACAGGATTTATTAACAGTGGAAAACGCAATGTCTCCAATAGGGATGAATCCATAAAATTCGGTATCGTAGCATCTGTTTCTCATCCACAAGTGAATTTAAGCGGTGTGCCATATTCCAGCCGTTTTTGGGCAAATGAGCCGTCACAGACCATTAATTATGCATCTGCACATGACAACCTGACTTTATGGGATAAGCTGTTAGAAACGAATAAAATGGCGTCTAAAGAAGAGTTGGTACAGATGAACAAATTGTCTGCGGCAATTGTACTAACTTCCCAAGGAATTCCGTTTTTCCAAGCAGGGGAAGAAATGGCTAGGACAAAGAAGGGAAATGATAATTCCTATCAGTCGCCAGACAGCATTAATATGTTGAATTGGGACAATAAGACAGAATACAAGGATTTATTTGAATATTACAAAGGATTAATCGCTCTTAGAAAAACTTACGATGCATTCCGTATGCAGACAGCAGAAGAAATACAACAAAAGTTAGAATTTGTCGATTCTGACTCTTCCGTGATTGCTTACCGAATTCATGATGCGGTAAAAGATGGTAGAGAAATCGCATTAATATTCAATGGAACATTAGAAGAAAAGGAAGTAGTACTTTCTGCAAATGCATGGGATGTATTAGTAAACCAAGATACTGCTGGAACCGATGTCATAGAAACCATAACAGGTGGAACAATTAAAGTGCCCGCAAAATCTACACTAGTTCTTCTAGAGAATAAAGATGCAGTAATAAAAGGCGATAAAGATGCAGTAAAGGGAGACGAAATCCAAGAGCTACCTACGAATATGCAGGAAGTAGCAGAAAAAGAGAGCGGGAATGCATGGTTATGGGTCGGCATAGCTACAGTCTGTGTTCTTGCAGGAGGAGTCCTATTCTGGATTTTAAAAAGAAAACGCTAG
- a CDS encoding HPr family phosphocarrier protein: MKTVKISLNSIDKVKSFVNDVTKFDSDFDLVSGRYVIDAKSIMGIFSLDLSKPIELNIHGDGNMDEILAILEQYIVE, from the coding sequence ATGAAAACAGTAAAGATTTCATTAAATTCAATTGATAAGGTTAAGTCCTTTGTAAACGATGTTACTAAATTCGATTCCGATTTTGATTTAGTATCAGGAAGATATGTTATCGATGCAAAATCTATAATGGGTATCTTCAGTTTAGATTTATCTAAGCCAATCGAACTTAATATCCATGGCGATGGTAATATGGATGAAATTTTAGCAATTTTAGAGCAATACATCGTTGAGTAA
- a CDS encoding sugar ABC transporter permease: MNGQKVKKLIKSTLIHLELLIVAVIVLYPLIWVVGTSFSPVKGGISRGSMIPENATFNNYIRLFTETKYPIWFKNTLYVAVMTMIVSVLVHTLTAFVFARFPFKGRKIGLLVIMILQTFPSFLGLTALYMVALNFNMLNNLNMLVIVYSSTSIPGSIWLVRGYMLNIPKSLDEAAYIDGASKMQVFIRIILPLSAPIITFIAITSFMCPWMDYMLPRYLINKNEVRTMAIGLYDMITSNNADFTAFCAGSVIVAIPITILYMFFQKYIVNGLTAGANKGE, encoded by the coding sequence ATGAATGGACAAAAAGTAAAAAAACTGATTAAGAGCACCTTGATTCACCTTGAATTGCTGATTGTGGCTGTGATTGTGTTGTACCCACTGATTTGGGTAGTTGGCACGTCATTTAGTCCAGTCAAAGGCGGAATCAGTCGAGGAAGTATGATTCCTGAAAATGCAACATTTAATAATTATATTAGACTGTTTACTGAAACAAAATACCCTATTTGGTTTAAGAATACTCTATATGTAGCGGTAATGACAATGATAGTTTCGGTATTGGTGCACACCTTGACTGCGTTTGTTTTTGCCAGATTTCCATTTAAGGGTCGTAAGATAGGATTATTGGTGATTATGATTCTTCAGACTTTTCCAAGTTTTTTGGGATTGACTGCACTATATATGGTTGCACTGAATTTTAATATGCTAAATAACTTGAATATGCTTGTGATTGTTTATTCCTCCACCAGCATCCCCGGTAGTATCTGGCTAGTACGGGGGTATATGCTAAATATACCGAAATCACTTGATGAAGCGGCTTACATTGATGGAGCATCAAAAATGCAGGTATTTATAAGGATAATACTGCCGCTTTCGGCTCCTATTATTACATTTATAGCGATTACTTCTTTTATGTGCCCATGGATGGACTATATGCTACCACGTTACTTAATTAATAAAAATGAAGTAAGAACGATGGCTATCGGCTTGTACGATATGATTACAAGCAATAATGCAGATTTTACAGCATTTTGTGCCGGAAGCGTTATTGTCGCTATTCCGATTACGATTCTTTATATGTTCTTCCAGAAGTATATCGTGAACGGGTTGACGGCGGGTGCTAACAAAGGAGAATAG
- a CDS encoding IreB family regulatory phosphoprotein, with translation MQEINNTQYFRVQKQPEIVVKDVIDIVYLALTEKGYNPVNQIVGYIMSGDPTYITNHRNARSLIMKVERDEILEELMHYYIDNHLKRR, from the coding sequence ATGCAGGAGATAAACAATACACAATATTTTAGAGTTCAGAAACAACCGGAAATCGTGGTGAAGGATGTTATTGACATCGTGTATCTCGCTTTAACTGAGAAGGGATACAATCCGGTAAATCAGATTGTTGGATATATCATGTCCGGAGATCCGACCTATATTACAAACCACAGAAATGCCAGAAGTTTGATTATGAAAGTCGAACGTGATGAAATTTTAGAGGAATTAATGCATTATTACATTGATAATCATTTAAAAAGAAGATAA
- the thiI gene encoding tRNA uracil 4-sulfurtransferase ThiI yields the protein MYKAFLIKYAEIGLKGKNRHIFENALKDQIRFNLNKLGNFEVSREQGRVFVECPDDFDYDETVAALQRVFGITGISPVIVINSTDWEDIKQEVGDYVEKFYGRKPFTFKVEAKRGNKQYPIQSPEICSKMGAYLLDRFPELSVDVHTPQEYITVEVRNKAYVYSNTLKGPGGMPVGTGGKAMLLLSGGIDSPVAGYMISKRGVTIEATYFHAPPYTSERAKQKVVDLAKIISAYTGPIKLHVVNFTDIQLYIYEKCPHEELTIIMRRYMMKIAESIANRSKCLGLITGESIGQVASQTMQSLAATNAVCTMPVYRPLIGMDKQEIIDISERIGTFETSVLPFEDCCTIFVAKHPVTRPILSVIEKNELNLSEKIDELVKTALETREVITVK from the coding sequence ATGTATAAAGCATTTTTAATAAAATACGCAGAAATAGGTCTAAAAGGTAAAAATCGTCACATATTTGAGAACGCTTTAAAAGATCAGATTCGTTTTAACCTAAATAAACTAGGAAACTTTGAAGTCTCTAGAGAACAAGGACGTGTTTTTGTAGAGTGTCCAGATGATTTCGATTACGATGAAACTGTTGCAGCATTACAAAGAGTATTTGGTATTACAGGAATAAGCCCAGTTATAGTAATTAATTCAACCGATTGGGAAGATATTAAACAAGAAGTTGGTGATTATGTAGAGAAATTTTATGGACGTAAACCATTTACGTTTAAAGTAGAAGCGAAACGTGGTAACAAGCAGTATCCAATTCAATCTCCAGAGATTTGTTCCAAGATGGGAGCTTATTTATTAGACCGTTTTCCAGAACTATCAGTAGATGTTCACACACCACAGGAATATATTACCGTGGAAGTTCGTAACAAAGCTTATGTATATTCTAACACCTTAAAAGGACCAGGCGGTATGCCGGTTGGTACAGGTGGAAAAGCGATGTTATTACTATCTGGTGGTATTGATAGCCCGGTAGCTGGATATATGATTTCAAAACGTGGTGTAACAATAGAAGCAACTTATTTTCATGCGCCTCCTTATACCAGTGAGCGAGCGAAGCAAAAAGTAGTTGATTTAGCTAAGATAATATCTGCTTACACAGGACCTATTAAGCTCCATGTCGTGAATTTTACCGATATTCAGTTATATATTTATGAGAAGTGTCCTCATGAAGAATTAACAATCATTATGCGCCGTTATATGATGAAAATTGCAGAGTCAATTGCAAATCGCAGTAAGTGTCTTGGTTTAATTACAGGTGAGAGTATTGGTCAGGTAGCAAGTCAGACCATGCAATCCTTAGCTGCAACAAACGCTGTTTGTACAATGCCAGTATATCGTCCGCTAATCGGTATGGATAAGCAAGAGATTATCGATATCTCCGAGCGAATTGGGACTTTTGAAACATCAGTATTGCCTTTTGAAGATTGCTGTACAATTTTCGTAGCAAAACATCCGGTAACAAGACCAATCCTATCTGTAATAGAAAAGAATGAGCTTAATCTATCAGAAAAAATTGATGAATTGGTTAAGACAGCGCTTGAGACAAGAGAAGTTATTACAGTTAAGTAA
- a CDS encoding 16S rRNA (uracil(1498)-N(3))-methyltransferase, with translation MQRFYIESTNISDTTIRIEGADVNHIKNVLRMKIGEKLIACDGQGIDYCCIIAEFEKDNIILSISERKKTDTELPAKLILFQGLPKKDKMELIVQKAVELGAYEIVPVMMKRTIVKLEDKKKEQKKLERWQAIAEGAAKQSGRGFIPRVHEIVSYQEAIKMASECDLSILPYECASGINETRALINQSKGKDSIGIMIGPEGGFAEDEVDLAKEHGIIPVTLGKRILRTETAGLTILSYLMLTLEE, from the coding sequence ATGCAACGATTTTATATTGAATCAACCAACATTTCGGATACAACAATCCGCATCGAGGGTGCGGATGTAAATCATATAAAAAATGTTCTCCGTATGAAAATAGGAGAAAAATTAATCGCTTGTGATGGACAAGGCATCGATTATTGTTGTATAATAGCAGAGTTTGAAAAAGATAATATTATATTATCTATATCTGAGCGTAAAAAAACAGACACTGAGTTACCAGCGAAATTAATCTTGTTTCAGGGATTACCGAAAAAAGATAAAATGGAATTGATTGTTCAAAAAGCGGTAGAACTTGGTGCTTATGAAATTGTTCCAGTCATGATGAAACGAACGATCGTAAAATTAGAAGACAAGAAAAAGGAACAGAAAAAGCTTGAGCGTTGGCAGGCAATAGCAGAAGGGGCTGCAAAGCAATCTGGTAGAGGATTTATTCCTAGGGTTCATGAGATAGTTTCGTATCAAGAAGCAATCAAGATGGCTTCCGAATGCGATTTGTCAATTTTACCTTATGAGTGTGCTAGCGGTATCAACGAGACAAGAGCGTTAATTAATCAATCCAAAGGGAAAGACTCGATTGGTATTATGATAGGACCAGAAGGCGGTTTTGCGGAAGATGAAGTAGATTTAGCTAAGGAACATGGAATTATTCCAGTCACACTTGGAAAGCGAATACTACGTACAGAAACAGCTGGTCTAACAATACTTTCTTATCTCATGCTAACACTGGAAGAATAA
- the mtaB gene encoding tRNA (N(6)-L-threonylcarbamoyladenosine(37)-C(2))-methylthiotransferase MtaB produces the protein MQEINQTSNTNKTSINNVTGKKVAFLTLGCKVNSYETEAMQQLFLDAGATIVDFEELSDIYVVNTCTVTNIADRKSRQMLHKAKKNNPNSVVIAVGCYVQAAKEALLEDDTVDLVIGNNKKNEIVSLVDEYYDNQSNYAVIDIDNDFEYEELAIAAVTEKTRAYIKIQDGCNQFCSYCIIPYARGRIRSRSEEEIKKEVMRLVENGYQEIVLTGIHLSSYGLETLSVKEQAALLPENGISPLMTLILSLSEIEGLNRIRLSSLEPRIITEEFVKTLARSKLCPHFHLSLQSGCKETLVRMNRKYTPDDYYKRCEIIRTYYENPAITTDVIVGFPGETEEEFEDTKAFLEKVQFSQMHIFKYSKRKGTKAEAMPNQVPEQIKSKRSENLFDSEKKMRAKYLDSFIGINEIVLTEEETMIEDTLYMIGHTTRYVKVAIPVSNLKSNELVNVRITGYLNEDVMLSEIID, from the coding sequence ATGCAAGAAATTAATCAAACGAGTAATACCAACAAAACTTCTATTAATAATGTAACAGGTAAAAAGGTAGCTTTTTTAACGCTTGGTTGTAAGGTGAATTCCTATGAAACAGAAGCTATGCAGCAACTTTTTTTAGATGCTGGTGCTACGATTGTGGATTTTGAAGAACTATCTGATATTTATGTTGTAAATACCTGTACAGTTACCAATATTGCGGATCGAAAATCTCGTCAAATGCTTCATAAAGCAAAAAAGAATAATCCAAATTCCGTAGTAATCGCGGTTGGTTGTTATGTTCAGGCAGCAAAAGAAGCTTTACTTGAGGATGATACCGTTGACTTAGTGATTGGAAATAATAAAAAGAACGAAATTGTTTCCTTGGTTGATGAATATTATGATAACCAAAGCAACTATGCTGTTATAGATATTGATAATGATTTTGAATACGAGGAATTAGCAATAGCGGCCGTAACAGAAAAAACAAGAGCATATATTAAAATTCAAGATGGTTGTAATCAGTTCTGCAGTTACTGTATTATTCCTTATGCTCGTGGCAGAATTAGAAGTAGAAGTGAAGAGGAAATCAAAAAAGAAGTGATGCGACTTGTAGAAAATGGATATCAAGAAATAGTCTTAACTGGAATCCATTTATCTTCTTATGGTCTTGAGACCCTATCAGTAAAAGAGCAAGCAGCTTTACTTCCTGAGAATGGTATTTCACCTTTAATGACACTTATTTTAAGTTTAAGTGAAATAGAAGGTCTTAATAGAATTCGTTTAAGTTCTTTAGAACCAAGAATAATCACTGAAGAATTTGTTAAAACTCTAGCTAGATCAAAATTATGCCCTCACTTTCATTTATCCCTTCAAAGTGGTTGTAAAGAAACACTAGTTAGAATGAATCGTAAGTATACTCCGGATGATTATTATAAGCGATGTGAGATTATTCGAACATATTATGAAAATCCTGCAATTACTACGGATGTAATCGTTGGATTCCCTGGGGAAACAGAGGAAGAGTTTGAAGATACCAAGGCGTTCCTTGAAAAAGTTCAATTTTCTCAAATGCATATTTTTAAGTATTCAAAGAGAAAAGGAACCAAGGCAGAAGCAATGCCAAATCAAGTGCCAGAACAAATAAAATCAAAGCGTAGTGAAAATTTATTTGATTCAGAGAAAAAGATGAGAGCAAAGTATTTGGATTCTTTTATCGGAATCAATGAAATTGTCTTGACTGAAGAAGAGACAATGATAGAGGATACTTTGTATATGATTGGTCATACTACTCGTTATGTAAAAGTTGCTATTCCTGTATCAAACTTAAAAAGTAATGAGTTAGTAAACGTACGTATTACGGGATATTTGAATGAAGATGTCATGCTTTCAGAAATAATAGATTGA
- a CDS encoding carbohydrate ABC transporter permease, with the protein MKFLTAACSAVVWGSGQVINKQRLKGLMFFIVQAILVWVEMFTGTFAVITGRTEATFRNCGFFIKGIWGLITLGEIPRENSNVIVYDHSIMLLISGIIAATILLVFLFVYIWNIKDAYSTRKKMESDEVDSSIGYFKKLWNNSFEYIVIAPGLLMVAFIVVIPILFSLLVVFTNYNANFIPPKKIIEWTGFQTFRDIVTIKIWGTTFIKILIWTIVWAFLATFSSYTFGLLQAVLVNSKSTKFKKIWRGIFILPWAVPGLVSMLIFRAMLNHNGAVNAILLDLGLISEKIPFLSNTNWARFCLIMVNLWLGFPYFMMLISGVLTTIPEELYEAAQMDGANGFQLFRKISFPYIISATAPQIVMSVTHNFNNFGLIYFLTGGEPANPTYQMAGSTDILISWIFKLTLNQRMYNYAAAMSIFIFIVVASVSGFNLLRTRAFKED; encoded by the coding sequence ATGAAGTTTTTAACAGCGGCATGCTCTGCAGTGGTATGGGGAAGCGGGCAGGTTATCAATAAGCAGAGATTAAAAGGATTGATGTTTTTCATTGTTCAGGCAATCTTAGTGTGGGTTGAGATGTTCACTGGTACATTTGCCGTGATTACAGGAAGGACAGAAGCCACATTCCGTAACTGCGGCTTTTTTATTAAAGGTATATGGGGGTTGATAACCCTAGGAGAAATTCCAAGGGAGAATTCAAACGTTATAGTATACGATCATTCTATTATGCTACTCATTAGCGGAATTATAGCAGCAACAATTTTGCTGGTGTTTTTATTTGTGTACATATGGAATATAAAAGATGCATATAGTACAAGAAAAAAAATGGAATCAGACGAAGTTGATTCCAGCATCGGATATTTCAAAAAATTATGGAACAACTCTTTTGAATACATCGTAATTGCTCCAGGCTTACTTATGGTGGCATTCATTGTAGTCATACCGATTCTTTTTTCATTATTAGTTGTATTTACAAATTATAATGCAAATTTTATACCACCGAAAAAAATCATAGAATGGACTGGATTTCAAACATTTCGCGATATTGTAACGATTAAAATATGGGGAACAACTTTTATCAAGATACTTATCTGGACTATAGTCTGGGCATTCCTGGCAACGTTCAGTTCTTATACATTCGGACTGCTACAGGCAGTGCTGGTGAATAGTAAATCTACTAAATTTAAGAAGATATGGAGAGGAATTTTTATTCTGCCTTGGGCGGTTCCGGGTTTAGTGTCCATGCTTATTTTTCGTGCCATGTTAAATCATAATGGTGCAGTAAATGCAATACTATTGGATTTAGGCTTGATCAGTGAAAAAATACCATTTTTAAGTAATACAAACTGGGCAAGGTTTTGTCTTATTATGGTAAACTTATGGCTTGGATTTCCATACTTTATGATGTTGATATCAGGTGTTCTTACTACCATTCCTGAGGAATTATATGAAGCGGCTCAGATGGACGGAGCTAATGGCTTCCAGTTGTTTCGGAAGATTTCTTTTCCTTATATTATTTCCGCTACTGCACCTCAGATTGTAATGAGTGTAACCCATAATTTCAATAATTTTGGATTGATTTACTTTCTAACAGGAGGTGAACCTGCAAATCCAACCTATCAGATGGCAGGTTCTACCGATATATTGATATCATGGATATTTAAGCTGACATTGAATCAGAGAATGTATAACTATGCAGCAGCAATGAGTATTTTTATCTTTATCGTAGTGGCATCCGTTTCAGGCTTTAATTTGCTTAGAACACGTGCATTTAAAGAAGATTAG
- a CDS encoding cysteine desulfurase family protein, which translates to MIAYLDNAATTKVSESVRDIMVDALYVNFGNPSSMHRKGMEAERYIKDAKESIAKLLKAEPKEIVFTSGGTESNNMALIGTALAYQRSGKHIITTQFEHPSVHNPLIALEDFGFRVSFVPVDQNGKVIEEALLNEICDDTILVSIMYVNNEVGAIQDIAKLSKLVKEKKPDVLFHTDAIQSFGKFKIFPKKEGIDLMSVSGHKFHGPKGAGFLYIKDKVKVKPIIHGGGQQKGYRSGTENVPAIAGLYQAISEIYENHEDKINHLYDLKTHMIEGLQQIPEVVVNAVFKEREDLSLSERVRFTAPHLVSASFQGIRSEVLLHALEDREIYVSSGSACASNHPSLSGSLMAIGVEKGLLDSTLRFSFSVNTKMEEIDYTLEVLNEIVPMLRRYTRK; encoded by the coding sequence ATGATAGCTTATTTAGATAATGCCGCTACAACTAAAGTATCGGAATCAGTGCGTGATATCATGGTGGATGCACTTTACGTTAACTTTGGTAATCCTTCCTCAATGCATCGGAAGGGTATGGAAGCGGAGCGATATATCAAAGATGCAAAGGAGTCAATTGCAAAGCTTCTTAAGGCAGAACCAAAGGAGATTGTATTTACTTCTGGAGGTACGGAATCCAATAATATGGCTTTAATCGGTACAGCACTTGCGTATCAACGTTCCGGTAAACATATTATTACAACACAATTTGAACATCCATCCGTGCACAATCCTTTAATAGCACTTGAAGACTTTGGATTTCGTGTGAGCTTCGTACCGGTGGATCAAAACGGTAAGGTAATTGAGGAAGCGTTATTAAATGAGATCTGTGATGATACAATTTTAGTGTCTATTATGTATGTTAATAACGAAGTCGGTGCCATTCAGGACATTGCAAAATTATCAAAACTTGTGAAAGAGAAAAAGCCGGATGTTTTATTTCATACCGATGCAATTCAAAGCTTTGGTAAATTTAAGATATTTCCAAAGAAAGAAGGCATTGATTTAATGTCTGTAAGCGGACATAAATTCCACGGACCAAAAGGTGCTGGATTTTTATATATCAAAGATAAAGTTAAGGTAAAACCAATCATTCATGGTGGTGGACAGCAAAAAGGTTATCGTTCTGGTACTGAAAATGTTCCTGCAATTGCCGGTCTTTATCAAGCGATCAGTGAAATCTATGAGAATCATGAAGATAAAATCAATCATCTTTATGACTTAAAAACTCATATGATTGAAGGATTGCAACAGATACCGGAAGTCGTTGTTAACGCGGTATTTAAAGAACGAGAAGACTTATCCTTATCAGAACGAGTACGTTTTACTGCTCCGCATTTAGTGAGTGCAAGTTTTCAAGGCATCCGAAGTGAAGTATTATTGCATGCACTTGAGGATAGAGAAATCTATGTTTCTTCTGGTTCTGCATGTGCTTCGAATCATCCAAGTTTATCTGGTTCTTTGATGGCAATTGGTGTTGAAAAGGGCTTACTAGACTCTACACTCAGATTTAGCTTTTCTGTCAATACTAAGATGGAAGAAATTGATTATACCTTGGAGGTACTAAATGAAATAGTACCTATGTTACGACGTTATACAAGAAAATAA